In Ptiloglossa arizonensis isolate GNS036 chromosome 6, iyPtiAriz1_principal, whole genome shotgun sequence, a single window of DNA contains:
- the Pex23 gene encoding tectonin beta-propeller repeat-containing peroxin 23 isoform X3: protein MFRVGTSTTCPEGQRWSAIKLATGYEVCQISVGVTGLVWATLMVGKALVRTGVTRENPMGEDWSEVDPPQKDLKLIQVSVGTDAVWAITQGGGVWFRKGIRGDMSGVCEQMATGTGWVEMLSKMSLVSVAPNDQVWAIGQEDRCLYYRTGITQSELTGKKWRLINAPLQLSRASSNASLPSSNRHSMCGTPQQQRHQSWGSLNRPHSTSEGTTLIREWEEQSHSAPTPTSLKLWQRSNDSASMKNLQQTSFQDIYLNEGKKRSTNSLDMSDLTEASVANITISNESLTKTGESIVVSGKGMGSTVKINPAAWSPVHSVGSMVGVEAHPETDGSIFDPDLTSDSGVYGEDESFGAMYWAECDVSWYKVEAGACFVDPSNPPKWIADINGTSHGDITEPWRIHILEKLKKRLQKVQFDVSMYEKVVEKSSWVKNGDAKCKVKGSTSYQDCIIELEWISSDSGSLDSGTLTVLNSDKVTTIVQFPISEIMCVVCCSEPGNPRIAIHAPRLPRSKILRLQFSSDTEMEDWLAYLTSVCCQMNNVYGVPGPNSIWTTTALGDVYVYDPAAVEENQLVNNAYVHELDVAGKELPFECILQNGFGYGSSLKITVCIHDDADRLTFNLVCYTTSLKQKSVIDCHDVALHFNPRLKENIIVRNTYQSGQWGDEERNGNSPLRAGSDFTLEIVCGVRGYKILINDIEFTFYSHRILPQNITHLRIKGLMTLCSIFYKSTSLIIEPITMFWRQIGGHLKKVETCSVGVTWGIGYDNIAWVYTGGWGGSFLKGLGSNTGINPMVDTHNYYVYENQRWNPVTGYTSHGLPTDRYMWSDATGRHKRTREHTKLLSMHWHWVSDWIVDFHTPGGVDRDGWQYATDFPSQYHGKKQFTDCVRRRRWFRRCQLTTSGPWQELGNTKLVDVSLYATGKPGIDAQVYIWAVATNGEALFRRGVSESCPMGVSWEHIPSDQALIGISCGPENQVWAVGKNGSSCWRLGITAKKPTGQQWQNVEPPSGAHLKQISVGKNVVWVLDTAGKLSVRREVQMNIFPEGTHWQTLPAMPNDPIHIVPDKYKMKTPKAVFLGKLCRMPFKTSPALGNADIDSTSVNLDTLSDPSCIDMSVINAKQGFRHVSVAREQGQVWAVSGAGILCRRIGITDENPAGTGWTTGIGANWQYISVGGLVNKMK, encoded by the exons ATGTTTCGTGTTGGAACTAGTACAACTTGTCCTGAAGGGCAAAGATGGAGTGCTATAAAGTTAGCTACTGGTTATGAGGTATGTCAAATCAGTGTTGGAGTAACTGGTCTTGTATGGGCTACTTTAATGGTTGGTAAAGCTCTGGTGCGTACAGGTGTTACTAGAGAAAATCCAATGG GAGAAGACTGGTCGGAGGTTGATCCTCCGCAAAAAGATTTGAAATTAATACAAGTTAGTGTGGGTACAGATGCTGTGTGGGCTATAACACAGGGTGGAGGAGTATGGTTTAGAAAAGGTATTAGAGGTGACATGAGTGGAGTTTGTGAACAGATGGCTACTGGCACTGGATGGGTAGAAATGTTAAGCAAAATGTCACTAgtatctgttgctccaaatgaTCAG GTTTGGGCTATTGGTCAAGAAGATCGATGTTTATACTACCGCACTGGTATTACACAATCAGAATTAACAGGTAAAAAGTGGAGATTAATAAATGCACCCCTTCAACTTAGCAGAGCGAGCAGTAATGCTAGCTTACCATCGAGTAATAGGCATAGTATGTGCGGTACTCCTCAACAACAGAGACATCAAAGTTGGGGATCATTG AATCGTCCACATAGTACTAGTGAGGGTACAACATTGATCAGAGAATGGGAAGAACAATCTCATTCAGCTCCAACACCAACGTCTTTAAAATTATGGCAACGTTCGAATGATAGTGCTTCAATGAAAAATCTACAGCAAACATCTTTCCAGGATATATATCTGAATGAGGGTAAAAAAAG ATCTACAAATTCGTTAGATATGAGTGATCTGACTGAAGCTAGTGTTGCAAATATAACTATATCAAACGAATCATTGACCAAAACTGGCGAATCTATAGTCGTCTCTGGAAAAGGGATGGGCAGTACTGTGAAG ATCAATCCAGCTGCTTGGAGTCCTGTTCACTCAGTTGGGTCTATGGTAGGCGTGGAAGCTCATCCAGAAACAGATGGAAGTATATTTGATCCTGATTTAACTAGCGATTCTGGAGTCTATGGAGAAGATGAAAGCTTTGGCGCAATGTATTGGGCTGAATGCGATGTTTCCTGGTATAAAGTAGAAGCTGGAGCATGTTTTGTTGACCCATCAAACCCTCCAAAATG GATTGCGGATATCAATGGGACATCTCACGGAGATATAACGGAGCCATGGAGAATACACATTctagaaaaattgaagaaaaggtTACAAAAAGTACAATTCGATGTGTCAATGTATGAAAAAGTTGTTGAAAA ATCATCTTGGGTAAAAAATGGTGATgcaaaatgtaaagttaaaggCAGTACTTCGTATCAAGATTGCATTATTGAATTAGAGTGGATAAGTAGCGACAGTGGATCTTTAGATTCTGGAACATTAACTGTTTTGAATTCTGACAAAGTAACAACAATT gttCAATTTCCTATATCCGAAATTATGTGCGTAGTATGCTGCAGTGAACCAGGCAATCCCCGGATAGCAATTCATGCTCCTCGATTACCTCGTTCTAAAATTCTTAGATTACAGTTTTCAAGCGATACTGAAATGGAAGATTGGTTGGCTTATTTAACTTCAG TTTGTTGCCAAATGAATAATGTTTACGGAGTACCGGGACCCAACTCAATTTGGACTACTACAGCATTAGGAGATGTGTACGTTTATGACCCTGCAGCTGTAGAA GAAAATCAACTTGTTAACAATGCTTACGTACACGAGTTAGACGTTGCGGGAAAAGAATTGCCGTTTGAATGTATATTACAAAATGGTTTTGGATATGGCAGTTCTCTGAAAATTACAGTTTGTATTCATGACGATGCTGATAG GTTAACATTCAATCTTGTCTGTTATACAACATCTCTAAAACAAAAGTCTGTGATAGATTGCCATGACGTAGCATTACATTTTAATCCGAGActcaaagaaaatataattgtacGAAACACATATCAAAGTGGACAGTGGggcgacgaagaaagaaacggaaatagtCCATTAAGAGCTGGTTCTGATTTCACGTTAGAAATCGTTTGTGGAGTACGaggatataaaattttaatcaatgACATAGAATTTACTTTTTATAGTCATAGAATATTACCGCAAAATATTACTCATTTACGAATCAAGGGATTGATGACACTGTGCAGCATATTCTATAAATCCACGTCT CTAATCATTGAACCAATTACAATGTTTTGGAGACAAATAGGCGGGCATTTGAAAAAAGTTGAAACTTGTTCCGTTGGTGTAACATGGGGAATAGGATACGATAATATTGCATGGGTATATACTGGTGGTTGGGGTGGTTCATTTTTGAAag GATTAGGTAGCAATACAGGGATAAACCCCATGGTAGACACTCATAACTATTATGTTTATGAAAATCAACGTTGGAATCCGGTGACTGGATACACATCTCATGGTCTTCCAACGGACCGTTACATGTGGAGCGATGCAACCGGACGTCATAAACGTACTCGAGAACACACTAAACTTCTATCGATGCATTGGCATTGG GTGTCAGACTGGATAGTAGACTTCCATACACCTGGAGGTGTTGATAGAGATGGCTGGCAATATGCTACTGATTTTCCTTCTCAGTATCATGGGAAAAAACAATTCACCGATTGCGttagaagaagaagatggtTTCGAAGGTGTCAATTAACAACTAGCGGACCATGGCAAGAATTAGGAAACACAAAATTGGTCGATGTTTCTTTATAT GCAACTGGAAAACCTGGTATTGATGCTCAAGTTTACATATGGGCAGTTGCTACTAACGGAGAAGCTTTATTTAGGAGAGGTGTTTCAGAATCTTGTCCAATG GGTGTTTCGTGGGAACATATACCGAGTGATCAAGCTTTAATAGGTATTTCATGTGGTCCAGAAAATCAAGTTTGGGCCGTAGGAAAAAATGGTTCTTCTTGTTGGAGGTTAGGTATTACGGCTAAAAAACCTACag GTCAACAGTGGCAAAATGTTGAACCGCCGTCAGGTGCTcatttgaaacaaatttctgTGGGGAAAAATGTAGTGTGGGTATTGGATACAGCAGGTAAATTATCCGTTCGCCGTGAAGTGCAGATGAACATTTTCCCGGAAGGAACGCATTGGCAGACACTTCCTGCAATGCCAAACGACCCTATTCACATAG TTCCAGACAAGTATAAGATGAAAACCCCAAAGGCTGTATTTCTTGGAAAACTCTGCAGAATGCCCTTCAAAACAAGTCCTGCGTTGGGAAACGCTGATATAGACAGCACATCTGTTAATTTAGATACACTCTCTGATCCCTCTTGCATAG ATATGTCTGTTATAAATGCAAAGCAAGGTTTTCGACACGTTTCCGTTGCTAGAGAACAAGGCCAAGTATGGGCAGTTTCCGGCGCCGGGATACTTTGTCGCAGAATTGGTATTACCGATGAAAATCCAGCTGGAACTGGTTGGACAACTGGTATAGGG GCAAATTGGCAGTATATAAGTGTGGGAGGACttgtaaataaaatgaaatga